A segment of the Bradyrhizobium sp. CCBAU 53340 genome:
AGCCGGCTCCTGAACCGGCCGAGCCAATCGCGCTGGCCCGGCCTGATCCAGGCTGCACTGGTTCCACTCTCGATCGGATTGATGGCAGCGAGTGCGCTGATCCTGGCCCAATCGACCGATCGCAATCTTGCTGCGCTGCTTCTGACCGCGACGGTTGCGGTGATCGCGTCCGTCTCGCGCGTCAATCCGCTATGGCTTCTGCTCACAGGTGGTCTGTTGGGTTTTGCTGGCATTGTTTGATGAAAATCGCTAGGCAATGCTGCGGGCCGGGGATCCCTTCCAGCCGATTAGAAAAACAGTGCTCGTGACTTACGGGTCGCGGAGGAGACATGCATGGCCGATACAATGGGCCACTCGGCAGCGACAGCCTCAAGAAACACATCGGTGGCGCTCGGCTTCTGCCTGCTGGCCATTGCGCCGCAGATTTTCGAATTCATCTGGTCGATCGGGACGATCTTTGGCTGGGGCGCCGGGCGCGGTCCGGCAACGGTTCTGGTCAGCCACGCCTTAGCGTTGGTCGCCGGCGCTCCCGCTGCGCTGCTCGGCGCGGTCAGCGGTGACACCAAGAAGGCATCGTCGGATGTATTGCTGGCACTAATCTATTCCTATCCGCTGTTTGCAGTGGCGATCGTCACGCTGTTCATGACGATCAAGTCGGCGCAGGACTATATCGGCGGCGTCATTCTGATGGCGGTTGCATTGTTCGCGCTGTGGGCCTCGAGCGATCTGCAGGGCATGCGCGGCTTCTCCTTCGGCG
Coding sequences within it:
- a CDS encoding tripartite tricarboxylate transporter TctB family protein, whose amino-acid sequence is MADTMGHSAATASRNTSVALGFCLLAIAPQIFEFIWSIGTIFGWGAGRGPATVLVSHALALVAGAPAALLGAVSGDTKKASSDVLLALIYSYPLFAVAIVTLFMTIKSAQDYIGGVILMAVALFALWASSDLQGMRGFSFGAGTAPRMFGGLLVALSAAIALTGLLNEGPALAHYSWRGPLFVMCAILFFALAIRPLGLVVSAFVSFMIAALGSHETRWGEAAIVGACLTIGCALLFPYVLGLPMPMFPRFLVQ